A portion of the Algisphaera agarilytica genome contains these proteins:
- a CDS encoding sodium:solute symporter family transporter, which produces MSFPDYLVLLLYVIGLLAITVYFATRVKNTSDMFSAGGQSPWWMSGLSGFMTMFSAGTFVVWGGVAYRYGLVAVSISMCYGVAALLVGWTLAGYWRRLGVSSASEFLDRRFGPSIVQFYIWLNGTFGMFSMGLAVYGLSVIVAALVPISPESSLAFLADADTGHLSVTYLSIALCILVVVITFAGGLWAVLMTDVLQFIVLTVSVMFVVPLILDQVGGFNAFASQAPEGFLKPVAADFTWWFLLGWVAVHYFKVGGEWAFVQRYTCVRTPKDARKSAYIFGVMYLISPIFWMLPPMIYRVIEPIPEGLSAAEINQLSEQAYIRACEFVLPAGMVGLLVAAMASATASMATTQLNVYAGALTAEFYQKLVRPHANQKELVRVGRVMTVVLGVIVLSGAILIPRLGTYVGFILAVTAMLTGPLVLPTIWGLFSKKLSLSAVWIVTIVGGLSAVLARFGLLSGPEFLVGVPGTAWLHDLATINPRVTDLVVGSSVTLVGLCIAELTSSRDYVGWSRVSAITAAYAKQPEDNGQSGRSTLPAEICGYTVVFLSLLMLILAVFTSDTQGRGVLITFGLIMLLLAGLILGICYRLARRSTH; this is translated from the coding sequence ATGTCTTTCCCCGATTACCTTGTCCTGCTCCTGTATGTGATCGGCCTTCTGGCCATCACCGTGTACTTCGCGACTCGGGTGAAGAACACGTCCGACATGTTCTCCGCCGGGGGGCAGTCGCCGTGGTGGATGAGTGGGCTCAGTGGCTTCATGACGATGTTTTCCGCCGGGACTTTTGTGGTGTGGGGCGGGGTTGCCTATCGGTACGGGTTGGTCGCGGTGTCGATCAGCATGTGCTACGGCGTCGCGGCGCTTCTGGTCGGTTGGACGCTGGCGGGCTACTGGCGGAGGCTGGGCGTTTCCTCGGCTTCCGAATTCCTGGACCGGCGGTTTGGTCCCTCGATCGTGCAGTTTTACATCTGGCTGAACGGCACTTTCGGGATGTTTTCGATGGGGCTGGCGGTCTACGGGCTGAGCGTGATTGTTGCGGCGCTCGTGCCGATCTCTCCCGAGTCTTCGCTGGCTTTTCTAGCCGACGCCGATACCGGGCACCTGTCGGTCACGTACTTGTCGATCGCGTTGTGCATCCTGGTGGTCGTGATCACTTTTGCCGGCGGGCTGTGGGCTGTGCTCATGACGGATGTGCTGCAGTTCATTGTGCTTACGGTGTCGGTTATGTTTGTTGTCCCGCTGATCCTTGATCAGGTGGGAGGGTTCAACGCGTTTGCTTCGCAAGCCCCGGAGGGGTTTCTTAAACCTGTTGCTGCAGATTTCACCTGGTGGTTCCTATTGGGGTGGGTGGCGGTCCATTACTTCAAAGTCGGTGGCGAATGGGCTTTTGTTCAACGCTACACCTGCGTGCGGACACCCAAAGACGCGCGGAAGTCCGCGTACATCTTCGGGGTCATGTACCTGATCAGCCCGATCTTCTGGATGTTGCCCCCGATGATCTACCGGGTGATCGAGCCGATCCCCGAGGGCCTGTCCGCCGCGGAGATCAACCAGCTGAGTGAGCAGGCCTACATCCGGGCGTGTGAGTTCGTGCTGCCGGCGGGGATGGTCGGTTTGCTGGTCGCCGCGATGGCGTCCGCCACAGCAAGCATGGCCACGACGCAACTCAACGTCTACGCGGGGGCCTTGACGGCCGAGTTCTACCAGAAACTCGTCCGGCCCCACGCCAACCAGAAAGAGTTGGTACGTGTGGGCAGGGTCATGACCGTAGTCCTGGGTGTCATCGTCCTGTCCGGTGCGATCCTCATCCCGCGATTGGGAACCTACGTCGGTTTCATCCTCGCGGTCACCGCGATGCTGACCGGGCCGTTGGTCTTGCCCACGATCTGGGGTTTGTTCTCGAAAAAGCTGAGCCTGTCTGCGGTCTGGATCGTCACGATCGTGGGCGGTTTGTCGGCGGTGTTGGCTCGGTTCGGCCTGCTCAGCGGGCCGGAGTTTCTGGTGGGGGTGCCCGGGACCGCGTGGCTTCACGACTTGGCGACCATTAACCCGCGGGTGACCGACTTGGTCGTCGGCTCGTCGGTGACGCTGGTTGGGTTGTGTATCGCCGAGTTGACCTCGAGCCGAGATTACGTTGGTTGGTCGCGGGTTTCTGCGATTACCGCGGCGTATGCAAAGCAGCCCGAAGATAATGGTCAGAGCGGAAGATCAACTCTCCCCGCTGAGATCTGCGGCTACACCGTTGTGTTCCTGAGCTTATTGATGCTGATCCTTGCGGTCTTCACCAGCGATACCCAAGGCAGGGGGGTGCTGATTACCTTTGGCCTAATCATGCTGTTGTTGGCGGGGCTCATCCTGGGCATCTGTTACAGGCTTGCGCGAAGATCAACGCACTGA
- a CDS encoding family 16 glycosylhydrolase, whose amino-acid sequence MKLNIVYFVALLCLSIVVHQPWAGATPRMQEHDKTHADIDIDLSEWELAWSDEFDYADRELDKYWESQNGPSGHILCSRWRENAVVSNGILELVNRKERRGGQDWTSGSIWTKKKFKYGYFECRYRYAEANGTNNSFWLMTRGADPKEGKRFEIDINEGHYPNEVNTNIHNWSDIRTLPNGKQTHPSDSKSYTYGTRHDYSFPLEIPVTTRKIRMVSNNGPHFHVREFRVFSEKRGKYPPPMSKAADRRLAGLVDYAKDPKLIITSSGSYNRQTKDEFAVDGDVATSWITQPKGQKWIEFEWPSDITVGCIQFINGWNDTKSDKWVGMASDFKIQYHDGKDWVDITSLDVTTSSNFGTDYHTFGLKWTEDEIVFYLDRKEIRRERNEFAFSESPIWLSLAIIKWDGPVTDAIDGTSMKVDWVRYYQPKSDDTDEPE is encoded by the coding sequence ATGAAACTGAACATTGTTTATTTTGTAGCCCTGTTGTGCTTATCTATTGTGGTCCACCAACCATGGGCCGGAGCCACGCCGAGAATGCAAGAGCATGACAAAACACATGCGGACATTGATATCGATCTGTCCGAGTGGGAGTTAGCCTGGTCGGATGAGTTCGACTACGCAGACCGTGAATTGGATAAGTACTGGGAATCTCAAAATGGGCCCAGCGGGCACATTCTTTGCAGCCGTTGGCGGGAAAATGCGGTGGTTTCCAACGGGATCCTTGAGCTGGTGAACCGGAAGGAGCGCCGGGGTGGGCAAGATTGGACGTCTGGAAGCATCTGGACCAAGAAGAAGTTTAAGTACGGCTACTTCGAGTGTCGCTACCGCTACGCCGAGGCCAACGGAACGAATAATTCCTTTTGGTTGATGACGCGAGGGGCCGACCCAAAGGAGGGTAAGCGCTTTGAGATCGACATCAATGAAGGGCATTATCCCAACGAGGTGAATACCAACATCCACAACTGGAGCGACATCCGGACGCTTCCGAACGGGAAGCAGACCCACCCCTCGGATTCGAAGAGTTATACCTATGGCACCCGCCACGACTACAGCTTCCCGCTCGAGATCCCCGTCACCACCCGGAAGATCAGGATGGTTTCGAACAACGGCCCACATTTCCACGTGCGTGAATTCCGTGTGTTCAGCGAGAAACGCGGCAAGTATCCCCCGCCGATGTCGAAAGCGGCCGATCGCAGACTTGCCGGCCTTGTCGACTACGCCAAAGACCCCAAACTCATAATCACCTCAAGCGGCTCCTACAACCGTCAAACGAAAGACGAATTCGCGGTTGATGGGGATGTCGCCACGAGCTGGATCACGCAGCCTAAGGGACAGAAATGGATCGAGTTCGAGTGGCCCTCGGACATTACTGTTGGATGTATCCAGTTCATCAACGGGTGGAACGACACGAAAAGCGACAAATGGGTTGGGATGGCTTCCGATTTCAAGATTCAGTACCACGACGGCAAGGACTGGGTCGACATCACCAGCCTGGACGTGACCACCTCCTCTAATTTCGGCACCGATTACCACACCTTCGGCTTGAAGTGGACCGAAGACGAGATCGTTTTCTATCTGGATCGCAAGGAGATCCGGCGTGAGCGCAACGAGTTTGCGTTCAGCGAATCCCCGATCTGGTTGAGCCTGGCGATTATCAAATGGGACGGCCCCGTCACGGATGCGATCGATGGCACCAGCATGAAAGTCGATTGGGTTCGGTATTACCAGCCCAAATCAGATGACACCGACGAGCCGGAATGA